A stretch of the Rosa rugosa chromosome 5, drRosRugo1.1, whole genome shotgun sequence genome encodes the following:
- the LOC133709689 gene encoding uncharacterized protein LOC133709689, with amino-acid sequence MEGVEHRTIKVNGINMHVAEKGQGPVVLFLHGFPELWYSWRQQIQTLASLGYRAVAPDLRGFGDTDAPADSSSYTCLHVVGDLVELLDAVAADQEKVFVVGHDWGAVMAWYLCLFRPDRVKALVSLSVQFFPRNPRSKTIESMKAAYGDDYYICRFQEPGEIEAEFAQIGTARVIREFLTLRHPGPLFLPKGKLFGHPPDAPIPLPSWLSEDDVNYYVSKFEKKGFTGGLNYYRNFDRNWELFAPWTGTQVKVPVKFIVGDQDLVYNSLGTKDFIHNGRFKKYVPFLEEVVVMEGVAHFSNQEKADEISEHIHDFIKKFE; translated from the exons aTGGAGGGAGTAGAGCACAGAACGATCAAAGTCAACGGCATCAACATGCACGTAGCCGAGAAAGGCCAAGGCCCGGTTGTCCTATTCCTCCACGGCTTCCCGGAGCTCTGGTACTCATGGCGGCAACAAATCCAGACCTTGGCTTCGCTCGGCTACCGAGCCGTGGCACCGGACCTCCGTGGCTTCGGCGACACCGACGCGCCGGCCGACTCGTCGAGCTACACTTGCTTACACGTGGTGGGAGATCTCGTGGAGCTATTGGACGCCGTCGCCGCCGACCAGGAGAAGGTGTTCGTTGTCGGGCACGACTGGGGGGCAGTCATGGCTTGGTATCTTTGCCTGTTTCGGCCGGACCGAGTCAAGGCTCTGGTCAGCTTGAGCGTGCAATTTTTTCCTAGAAATCCTCGGAGCAAGACTATTGAATCCATGAAAGCTGCTTATGGGGACGACTATTATATTTGCAGATTTCAG GAGCCTGGAGAGATAGAAGCCGAGTTCGCCCAAATTGGTACTGCAAGAGTTATTAGGGAATTCTTGACCTTACGCCACCCTGGTCCGCTTTTCCTCCCTAAAGGTAAACTCTTTGGACATCCCCCAGATGCTCCGATCCCCTTGCCAAGTTGGTTGTCTGAGGATGATGTTAACTACTACGTCAGCAAATTTGAGAAGAAGGGCTTCACTGGTGGCTTAAACTACTACCGAAACTTTGACCG AAATTGGGAACTCTTTGCACCCTGGACTGGCACTCAAGTGAAAGTTCCAGTTAAGTTCATTGTGGGAGACCAAGACCTAGTTTATAATTCTCTTGGCACCAAGGATTTCATACACAATGGCAGGTTCAAGAAATATGTGCCGTTCTTGGAAGAGGTGGTTGTAATGGAAGGAGTTGCCCATTTTAGCAACCAAGAAAAGGCCGATGAAATCAGTGAACACATTCACGACTTCATCAAGAAATTCGAGTAA